A single genomic interval of Halobacillus halophilus DSM 2266 harbors:
- a CDS encoding GntR family transcriptional regulator, translating to MILNTDGTKPIYLQIAEWIENEILNGDLPEDEKVYSQYKLADMYNINPATAAKGLTKLAEEGILYDKRGIGKFVSSEAIKIIKDKRINHTLKSMVEDLIQEAERLDMAETELISLIKETRSRNKGG from the coding sequence GTGATTCTTAATACCGACGGAACGAAGCCGATTTATTTGCAGATAGCTGAATGGATCGAAAATGAAATCCTAAACGGCGATCTGCCGGAGGACGAGAAGGTTTATTCTCAATATAAGCTTGCGGATATGTATAACATTAATCCGGCGACAGCCGCCAAAGGGCTCACAAAGCTTGCGGAGGAAGGGATTCTTTATGATAAGCGAGGTATTGGAAAGTTCGTGTCCTCCGAGGCGATAAAAATCATCAAGGACAAGCGAATAAACCATACACTAAAGAGTATGGTCGAGGATCTTATTCAAGAGGCTGAACGGCTCGATATGGCAGAAACAGAACTAATTTCACTGATAAAGGAAACAAGAAGTAGAAACAAAGGGGGATAA
- a CDS encoding ATP-binding cassette domain-containing protein, which produces MNIIECRQLTKAYRGFKALDQLCCTIGENKLVGLVGRNGAGKTTLMKILSGMLKETSGEVKVFSNRPFNSLLVSANSIFIDDQMNFPTALSLADILVEAGEFYEHWNEELAWHLFDYFGFHKKEYHKNLSKGKESTFNMIVGLAARCPLTIFDEPTTGMDAAVRKDFYRILLKDYLAYPRTILLSTHHLEEVEDQLEEVLLLDQGEKVLHMSIEELRELAIGLKGKREILAPYFADRKTIYTEPFGMGDEYIVTRNNFSQKEKQEMKREGIQFSGVSASDLCIYLTSSESQKGGTLDDILN; this is translated from the coding sequence ATGAACATCATTGAATGCAGGCAATTAACGAAAGCTTACCGGGGGTTTAAAGCTCTGGATCAGCTTTGCTGCACAATTGGAGAGAATAAACTGGTTGGACTGGTCGGAAGAAATGGTGCAGGTAAGACAACACTCATGAAGATTTTAAGCGGCATGCTTAAGGAAACATCCGGAGAAGTGAAGGTATTTTCTAACCGCCCGTTTAACAGTCTGCTCGTATCTGCCAATTCTATCTTTATTGATGACCAAATGAACTTTCCAACAGCTCTTTCCCTGGCAGACATTCTGGTGGAGGCCGGCGAGTTTTATGAACATTGGAATGAGGAACTGGCATGGCATTTATTTGATTACTTTGGGTTTCATAAAAAGGAATACCATAAAAATCTATCAAAAGGGAAAGAAAGCACCTTCAATATGATTGTCGGACTTGCGGCCCGCTGTCCACTCACTATATTTGATGAACCGACTACAGGCATGGATGCGGCCGTTCGCAAGGATTTTTACCGGATATTACTTAAGGACTATCTCGCTTATCCACGTACGATCCTCCTATCCACTCATCATTTAGAAGAAGTGGAGGATCAATTGGAAGAGGTACTGCTGCTGGACCAGGGGGAGAAAGTGCTTCACATGTCGATCGAAGAGCTCAGAGAGCTTGCGATAGGGTTGAAAGGGAAGCGTGAAATACTGGCACCGTATTTCGCCGATCGCAAAACTATTTATACGGAACCTTTTGGGATGGGTGACGAGTATATCGTTACCAGAAATAATTTTTCTCAGAAAGAGAAACAGGAAATGAAGCGTGAAGGAATTCAATTTTCAGGCGTTTCCGCTAGTGATCTATGTATCTACTTAACTTCTTCAGAATCTCAAAAAGGGGGGACTTTAGATGACATCCTTAACTGA